The region TGCAGGTTAAATATCTAATGGTTAAAGGGGCTATGGGggctgggcagtgctcctaacggtctcactgGACTCTGGAGCACGCAACTAACTGCACCGCAACagcgctgaggagaaaggtaagagacatacctcctgcacaatagggacatattagatccgtctaacctgctgatagttcccccttaaaggggttatccagcactacaaaaacatggccacttttccccctctcttgtctccagttcaggtgtggtttgcaattaagctctatttacttcaatggaactgagtttgaaaccccacccaatctggagacaagagaggaggaaaagtggtcatgtttttgtagcaatggataacccctttaatgaaagatTCTAGTTTTGATTTTTGAATGTCTTTTACTGTGTGACTTGGACCTTCATGTTTCAGCTGGTAAAACCTCACTTATCACGGTTTTATCTGCCGAATGAGcgcagtatgatgatggaggattaAGTGCAtggcagttacactttaaacttatttttaaagaatttttgattgtcccccccctccccaaattgttacattttacaattatcctgaaatcttgtagttttcattctcaccatttAACCTAAAACTAAGTGgaggcttcctgttctgtagaaaaCACTTACCAGCAATGTCGTCCTTATCACAGATAGGAGTGGTGACAGCAGTGTATAGTCAACAGAGGTCCATACAATGGCTGACACTCACAACTCATCCACCCCGCTCCCTGTAGAATGTCCTCAGTActtgtcacagagcatgcctagaaacctcTCCCATATAATTAATAGGGTCTGGCACAGGCTATCATCTATGTCCATCAGACGTGCTGTTGAAAGTAGCTTAGGTAAGATGGTCTCCCTCCTAATAAATCTACATGGGTGTACccatctgggtccctttatggTATATCTTCAAAATTTGCCAAAAATGTTGCCTCTATGTGGGTCCCATCTCTGGGACCCGCACCTAGCTTTAGATTTAGTTCTGGCAGCTTACACAATTTACATTAGTCTCATTAACTTCAGTGGGAGTAAACTGCAtagcctgcgatttatgctgctGTTCTGTGTGGAACAAAAGCCCCAATTCGATTGTCTGAAAGGAGCTGCTCTGTCTGCCAGTATGACTGTGAGGTGGTTTGACTAGTTAAATAGGCACTGTTGTCTTAAAACTTTGCATAGATCAGTAGTctgagcaaaataaataaatattgtacTATATCTTATCaaacaaaaatgcttccttcgcTCCCCTTCCTGCTAAACTGTCAGCCACTTCAAGCTTGGCAACGACTTACTGGTGAAGTCTTGTAGCTAGCTCAGGGATCATATTACAAGTCtatgtatgggggagggaaaGCCTGAGAACACACACATTGCAGACAGATTAACGACAATTTacagagcagaaatctgctgaaaaatgccatatacaagatTAATAATGGCCAGATATGGTAatactcctcatgtacacacacaggatggTGTATCCTAAAAAGTCACTTGAAAAGACAGGTCCGCTTTTTAGGGTTTTGCATTAGTAGCAGTTAAGCATCTTTGAAAGAGAACATCCTTAACACAAGTGTGAAGGGGACACGCGTCATGTGCTTTCTGGATCCGCAGATAACTCCTGCAGGTTATGGGACTGTGAAACAGGTAATTCCATcttctgattttttatttttttttctgaatcatTTACAATCATATGAAACTGGTTTCTAGTTGAGTTCCCTGACACTAGTGCAAAGACTAAATGAACCAGCGGCCCGTGTTTTGCCCTCCTCACTGTTAGCATTGTATCAAGGGTGATCAAATATTAGGAGCCAAGATACCAACGCTGTGGGACATTTCTGTTGGTCTATGAAAGTTCCTATTGTACATTTTGAGGCAAATAACATTGACTATCACAAAAATACACATTTGGGTATATGTTACAGATTCCTTTAAGTTGAGTCTATTACAGGCTTTAGTTTTTAGTCAGaattcttaaaggggacctgtcaccccaggaCCTGGGGTAAAGCCCCCGATACTTACCCACCCCTGCCGATCCTGCTCTCCAAGCCGGTCCCGATGGTCTACACgctcaatatgtaaatgagaaaagtctgacgtccataggaaatcacatcATGGCGGGGATTCCACTTGAAGTTCCTcgcctattccgtagtgtgaacatacccttaccatctatttgttttcttttatgaTCTGTAGGAAAACAGCTAGCTCTGCTGGAGACAAACTCAGCTGTCAGAACCTGCGGGTTTGACTTTGGGGGAAATATCATCATGTTTTCAACAGACAAGCAGATGGGTTACCAGTGCTTTGTCAACTTCTTTGACCTAAGAGACCCATCTCAGATTGGTGagtataaaaattttttatatttttgcagtttcattttttcctcctcatcttATAAAGGCAATAATGCTATTATTTTCCAGATACagggccatatgagggcttgttttttgaagGACCAATAGTACTTTATTTTGTCAATttacattttaccataaaatgaatgggggggggggaatatttgTGGGGTAAAATtgagggaaaaaaagtatttttttttttttttttttttgtggcgggGGGTTTACACCATGCAATTACATTAAGGgagcattcacatgtacagtatccacagcagatctgatgctgtgttaaaggggttgtccggcgctaaaaaattattcacagaataacacacattacaaagttatacaactttgtaatgtatgttatgtctgtgaatggcccccttccccgtgtcccaccacccccacccgtgtacccttaagtgtggtgcgctatactcacctgtcacgtgccgaccacggtctccgatcatcagcagtgacgtcttcttcgggcggccggcggatcttcccgagtgccggccgccttctgcagcgtcatccgaagctcagccgcgattggctgagcataactgtgctcagccaatcgcagctgatgaccaggccgcgtcatcagccgcgattggctgagcacagttatgctcagccaatcgcggctgagcttcggatgacgctgcagagggcggccggcactcgggaagatccgccggcctcccgaagaagacgtcactgctgatgatcggagaccgtggtcggcacgtgacaggtatgtatagcgcaccacacttccgggtacacgggtgggggtggtgggacacggggaagggggccattcacagacataacatacattacaaagttgtataactttgtaatgtgtgttattctgtgaataattttttagcgccggacaacccctttaagtcatttagCTAAAacccactgcgatacggtacatatgaagctacccttaaggtgaCATTATCTTTACTCTGTGGGTCagaacaattacaacaatatccaATTTATATGGCTTTATATTTATATAAGCAATTTTTAATTCCCTCAGGAGACTATTATAAGCAAGCATTCGACTACTTATTCAAATACAGTGTGTTGCTATTTTAGTGCATTGATTTGATATGTGTTCTGCCTATGACAGACTGTAGAAGCCGATCTAGCATAGAAGCCACAGAGGTTTTCAGAAAGATCTCATCGTGGGGAGCCGATCCAACTCCTATACCATCATATAATAGTTATGAGACATACATCGCTGTGATCGCTTGTGTTGGTCATTAGCAGCGGGAGTCGGCAGGGATGAACAGctgtagtgccccatatagccacCCATATCTGCGCTATAGGCCCCtcccctccgtgacatcatccccatctaggccctgcccctccacagccattggaatgggctgacctagagacCTAGGGTCTGCCCCCTTTTATCCGGCTGTCACAGAGTGGGCCTATGCCTCTAGATTGGCCTACTCTGATGATGGTGTGGAGGGAGCGGGGCATTGACTGAAATTACGGCACAGAGGTGGCGGGGCCTGCGGCGCCGATGTGGGCAGAGGTATAGGCCACTATAGCTGTTAAGCTTCagataagcttaagaatggtgctaaGAACTCCTTATGTGGAAAGGGGgttacaatatcactttaaggctgggttcacactacgtatatttcagtcagtattgtggtcctcatattgcaaccaaaaccagaagtggattaaaaacacagaaaggatctgttcacacaatgttcaaattgagtggatggccgccatttaatggcaaatatttgctggtattttacaacaacggctgttatattaaaataatggccgttatttactgtcatatggcggccatccactcaatttcaacattgtgtgaacagagcctttctgtgtttttaatccactcctggttttggttgctatgaggaccacaatactgactgaaatatacgtagtgtgaacccagcctaaaagactATGCAGCGATGTGAAAGGGTAACCTCTTAAAAACAGTTTTGTTTTTCTTCCTTACCATAACTTAGTTATTCCAGTAGTTTCTATCTCTGTCAAATAGCTGCCTAGACGCTGTGGCTGCTACTAAACACGGTATCTAGGGGTTAAATGACCAGCAACAGAATGATCATTGATGCTGGTCACTGATGGTGGGAATCGGCTGTAAATGGCAACTGGCACCTGCCATGTATTGAGTGGTCTTGGCTCCTGAGCACGCTTCATACTCTCTGTGTGCACACCTGCAATACATTTATGGGAGATGTCACCAAAggagttaaagggattattcaggattagaaagaaGGGCATGGAGCCAAGTTATATCACAACACAACCAGATGTACAGATGAGTACCTGAGTACAGGTGTTAAATATTCATACACCTAACTTATTATATGATATATGAACGTTTAATTCTCACTAAGTAaattattttctgtaaaaaaattttAGAGGACAACGAACCTTACATGAAGATTAACTGCAGCGAGTCAAAGATAACCAGTGCTGTTTGGGGACCTCTAGGAGAGAATATCATTGCTGGACATGAAAATGGAGAGCTGAACCAATATAGTGCCAAGGTGAGTGACTGGTCATTGTCACTAGataacttaaagaggtactccagcaaaaaaaattttctttaaaatcagctggtgtaagaaagttatatagatttgtaatttacttctattaaaaaatctcaagtcttcccatacttattagctgctgtatgtcctgcaggaaatgttttattttcagtctgacacagtgctctctgctgacatctctggtcgagacaggaactgtgcagagcaggggaggttttctatggggattcatataaaactgagactcgtccagagatgtcagtatagaacactgtgtcagactgaaaataaaacatttcctgcagaacatacagcagctaataagtaagggaagactagatttttttttataaaagtatgagtttatctgaaagaaaaatattttcgctggacaacccctttaaacttttatcTTTTTGTTGTTCTGCCTAAGAGCGTGCAcacttttaaaattttttgactAGACATTGTACAGATACGCCTGATGTATTAATCAGTCTACCACTATGATAAATCGGAGGCATTTAAAGGCTGTCTGTTTAGGtttgcacttaaaaaaaaaataattaggtTCCCTATACACTTAAGACGATTGTCGTCCGAACCCGATGCTCGCAGCAGATTCGGCAGTCAGTCTAGTGTGCTTAGGGCCACCCtgaaccaccaacagatgatgttggtggtgataagGGTCTACCATGGTAAAAAATCATGGCCGACCCCTTTGTTCGGAAAGAGTAAGCCACAGCGAGAGCGCTCTCACTGcgacttacccctccccatagagaacacaggagtgCTCGGCCAtgcagttattgaaggtgcatgAAGATTTTtagtctgttttagtaaatctggacgATTGTGTATTTTTCCATTATATTGTGTGGTCTGGCTATAACATAAGGGGGCATATTACTACACAACTAGGCAAATCTGGATTTTTACAGTCTGGACATGCTGGATAGCAACCTCTGCCAGTGATGTCATGCAGGTACACCCTCCTAGTACCAGTTTGTCTGAATTGgttatttttatatatgtgttatgtTTTGTGAGATTTAGCATTCATTTAATAATATAAAAGAAAACTTTGTCAGATGAGGATTCTTGGTAAGCTTTTTTATTCTTACTGtactaataatattttatttttatttttttatatagtctGGAGAAGTTGTCAACAATATCAAGGAGCATACCAAGCAGATCAATGATATTCAGACCTCCAGAGATATGTCTATGTTTATCACAGCCTCCAAAGACTGCAGCGCCAAGGTACCAGGTTCCAAGTCTTTTATTAAACAGTATATAAGGAATGTATAGGTAAAGCTGCGGTCACACACAGTGTACTTGTTGCTTTTCTTAACTGATGGAAACCTCCTTAACCAACATAAATCTGTGCCTGTGTGTATTGCTGCGACTGTAGCAAACAAAAAACAGTTACTGAATCAGCTGTAGTTTTTAGTCCTTGCCCACTAAGTGACATACATGTACATTGTAAAATTCCTTTACTTCAGGCAAAGTGGCACAGTGATTGTGTGGAAACCAGTTCCAAGAGCCTCCTACAACACCAtctaggtcagggatggggaaccttcagctgtccagccatgatgggaattgtagttttgcaacagctggagggctgaaggttccccatccctgatttagatgGCACCTTTAATAGAGAACATGGCATCTACCGGTATATGCTTAATATGTAATGCtttggtatacactgtatacctgatGCCTGAGTGATCAAAAGATTCCATTGTAAATTTCCCTAgaacagtattattattattattaatatatatatatatatatatatatttttttttttcccccagcacATTCACAGATATTTGTGCAGTCAGAAGAATAGTACAATAGAGCATtaaacttatgttttttttttctttgtggtgTGTGGCTGCATAATACCTACAATAGAGCGTATATTTGAAAAGGGTTTTAGAGATTTTGTTTCTCCTTGATACACATGTCTAGGTGTGGAATTatttagtgtatataatataatcagtGTTTTCTCTGCAGCTGTTTGACACCACAACGCTAGAACATCAAAAATCCTTCCGTACCGAGAGACCAGTAAACTCTGCAGCGCTGTCTCCAATCTATGATcatgtgagtaaaaaaaaaaaaagtgaggaaAAGATAAAACAGAATTAAACTATGGGGGAATTAATGTATTTTCTAAAGAAAACCCCGACAGGACCACGAACAGgggctttaaataaaaaataaaaaaatagttatggttagataaccccttttaattatTGGGACTCTGAAATGACAAATTAGAATTGGGCACAAGAAAGGAAATACGTTGGCAAATGACACATATATTTTTCTCACTTGGCACATTTAGTCTCTTGGCAGTTTTGATTGAACAATAAAACCTAGTTCACAGGTGTCTAGCTGTTGCGAAACAATCCCCATCATTCCTCGATagtcaaaaacatggccactttcttccagaaacagcacctctcctctcctcagtttgggtatATGTTTTGCATTGAAGTAATTagagctggattgtaataccacacacaacctggggacaggtgtggcgctgtttttgcaagcaagtagttgtgttttttctaattttagagaacccctttaaggagcttcACCTGTCCTGTAATTTATGGTATATATTGTGCGTTTTTCCTGTGCGGTTTCCTGCCCCATGACTGGAGCAAGAGAATAATTGCTATATGTGATTTGCTGCAAAAAAAACTAAGTTGGTCTTTTTACATTGACTGTTGTGCAGGTTGTTTTGGGAGGAGGACAGGAAGCCATGGATGTAACAACCACCTCCACTAGGATTGGTAAATTTGAGGCAAGGTAAGCAACAAAGTTAACAGTGTCACTCAGAAAATAGTTATTTCATGGAGCCGTCCGGTAATAACTCTGTTACTTCCAGATTTTTCCATGTTGCTGTTGAGGAGGAATTTGGCAGAGTGAAGGGCCATTTTGGACCCATCAACAGTTTAGCTTTCCACCCAGATGGCAAAAGGTAAGTGCAGTCTCCATCAAATCTTCCAGTAAATCAATTTGTATCAatcttttgtgtgtttgcaatttcagccatagcaacgcgctcctgcctagtgtgaatgatgttttatgaccaaatttgtctttttgcctgtaAATCCATTTGTACAtgataatgacaggtactcttccATCTCTCTACAGTTACAGCAGTGGCGGAGAAGACGGATACGTCAGAATACATTACTTTGACCAGCAAtattttgactttgaatttgaatCTTGAGCTTATGACTCCTTGTTGACCAGAATGCGCTAAGAATCCTATTACAACAAAATGTCATTTAAAGACAGTACATTCTT is a window of Dendropsophus ebraccatus isolate aDenEbr1 chromosome 5, aDenEbr1.pat, whole genome shotgun sequence DNA encoding:
- the EIF3I gene encoding eukaryotic translation initiation factor 3 subunit I, with protein sequence MRPILLQGHERSITQIKYNRDGDLLFTVAKDPVVNVWYSVNGERLGTYNGHTGAVWCVDVDWDTRHVLSGSADNSCRLWDCETGKQLALLETNSAVRTCGFDFGGNIIMFSTDKQMGYQCFVNFFDLRDPSQIEDNEPYMKINCSESKITSAVWGPLGENIIAGHENGELNQYSAKSGEVVNNIKEHTKQINDIQTSRDMSMFITASKDCSAKLFDTTTLEHQKSFRTERPVNSAALSPIYDHVVLGGGQEAMDVTTTSTRIGKFEARFFHVAVEEEFGRVKGHFGPINSLAFHPDGKSYSSGGEDGYVRIHYFDQQYFDFEFES